TTACTTGAACCAGGCAGAGGCCCACGGTGGATGCCAACCCTCAGATGGGGTCCCAGGAATCTTGTTTCTCTCCTAATTACGTTTCCATATGTCCGCTAGTTAGAAGCTCTGCGCCCAAGTCAGACAGATGGTTCACCACAGTGCGCCGGTTGAGCACTTTACGACATCTTCGCAGAGGCAGCAATGTGTACTGCATCACTTGTTATGACATTTTCGATGAATCCGACTGAAACCACTCGTTTCCTTGCTGACGCATTCACTTCCACTTTCTCATCCCTGTTCAACATCTGGCCAGTAGGGGGCTCCGTACGCCCTCGTCAGAACGAAACCTGGCCGATCAGTTTCAAGACCCATCCCCTTTTCAGCAACCGCTGCAAACACATCGACGTACATCCACGAGCAAAACCCCCTCCGCTCCCCagcaaacacactcacaacagCATTATACCTGGTGTGTGGTCCCCTCTATCTCCACAGGCACGATGAAGTCTGCATTACTGAtaggctgcagggggggggggggggaacatagAGGGAGTTGGTTGGTTTGCTCATTCAAATGGGCCCGCTGTGTGCATTCACATGGCATTATACAACAACTGAATACTAAGAAGCAGCCTGCACACCGCTGCCAGAAATCACAGAATGTCATTCACTTGATGTTCCACGAGCACATGTAATGGTTTTAGAAGATAAACATGGAGACAATGAGcttatttgtttgctttggtaCCTTGAATGAGCTGTGCACCAGGGTCTCATCCAGGTCTATGACCACGCATAACTTCCCTTGGTCCTGGGCCTCTATCTCAGGTAGGAGGCTCGGTTCAGGATGCTGAGAAGACacaacaatacttttttttaaagaaaaataatactCTCCAACATGCACCTATGCAATTAGTGTTGTGTATTGTTTATTCGTAGGGAGCATTATAAGCGCTGATGGAACAATAATTTATAAGATAATCACACCTTGGCCGTTAAGTTTCACCTCTGGGAAATTATACTCTGCTGCATGTATGTGCAAATGAAGGTGTGAGCTTCATTATTCACTTCATGGCTGCAAATCTTTAGATTATCATGTTTATGTCTTTCCCTATATTCCCCAAAAGCATCTCTAGATATTCACCTAGAGGgagaaaacattttatatatcCTAGTTAATTCTAGGCTTTTGATGAGCACAGTTAATCTTAAATTAAATAACACTATATTATATAATGTTATCACATTATCCGTTGAGGATGGAAATTAAGACTGGGAACAAATAATATACACCACCAATATAATTTCCCTTTACTAATCAATTCTAtgcaacataataataataatcagcacCAACATTTGAATTTGGTTTCATTAAGGATCCAGACAATAATCAGGTCCTGCAGATGCTGCTTCCTGGTGCTCGAGGACACTCTTCAAATGTGACCAACCACAGCATCTCATTAAGATGCCCCTTACATGGTACCCATGCTCTAATCAGGTTGACAGCGTTCACCAGCGTGGTCAGCCGAGTGCGCCGTGCGCTCAaggctttatttttttctcctcctcagcaaTTACTAGGCACACAATACACCATTCTCTACACGCCGTCTGCCTAAAGGAATCATGGTCGCTCTGTCGTTCTTATCTGCCTCGGTAGATCAAGTGTGAACATCAAAGCTATTTCATATCCGCAGACAGTTGCGGTTAGCCCTTCAAGATGTTCAGAGCAGGTGCGGTAGAGGTTTTAGTGCGCACTGCAGTTGTAAAAAATAATGCTTCGAGACCCTATtaagctcttttttttacagcagcctGTTTAGTTTATTCCCTGCAGATGTCCAAACTATTTAAACACTTTCTCTTGTATGGTAagcactgtgcgtgtgtgtgtgtgtgtgtgtgtgtgtgtgtgtgtgtgtgtgtgtgtgtgtgtgtgtgtgtgtgtgtgtgtgtgtgtgtgtgtgtgtgaggaggtaTGACAAGGAAGGGAAACCTTGCATAAAGAAAAACCAAAGCCGGACTGAATTGAGGTCTTGAAATTGTTTTCAGTGATGTGAACATTGCTGGAATAAGAATGGTGTTACCTTGACAACCGTCCCATTTTCTTGTGACTCCAGCAAGCCCTGatggggaggtggtggtgttggtggtggttgttgtttggAGCCATCCCGGGCTTGGACGCAACAGAAGAGCGCTTTGAAGATGTTACAACTCCGAGGCTGTTTCAGGGCAGAGCGGCTCACCTTGCCTGTTACGCACGGAGGAAGAGAGACTTTCATGAGGAAACCGAGTGAAACGTCGTCAACAGGGAAGTCTTGTGGGGAACGTTAAGTTCATAGACAAAACAAATCGTGTCAGCAGCTATTCATATTCAGTATAATTAATGATCATCCACTTGTGACATGTGGAACGAGCTTTCCCTTTCCTAAAGGGCGCGCCACCCATCTTTCTCCTCTACAGGGATGGCACAGCACGCATTGGAAATCTGTTTTTAATGCgcctgcctctgctgctggaaATGGCTGGTGCATGTTATATAATCACAGAGGGCGGGAAAACCCACACTTTTCAGCACTACCTTAAACAGGAAACACATACAGAAAACATTCCAAACCATTTTAAACTCAGAGACCTTGCAGGGCTGCCTGAAGCCCGGAGCAGAGAGTCAGGTATTGAGCCGCACAATCAGTCACAGCTCAATGCTCCGGGCGTGTCTTTGATCAGTCACCATAACCAGGAGtgtcccagacacacacacacacaccactcgtagtgaaaaaagagagggagaaaaacattCCTGCAAGTTCCCTCTGGTGGCTTTTATCACGTGGGGACTTGCAAACACAATTTGCACCACCCAGCAATACAGTTGTATTGCAGTAAAGTATTCTAGAAATAGGAACTGTTGATAAAGTGCAGGGAGAGAggtgtactttttaaattattattattttctgtaatgacCTCAGTGCTCTGACGACATAATGCACTCGCACAGATATACATGTTACACAACACTTTAACAGACAAAGGGGACTTGATTAGGTCATTCCTTTATTAGTCCTGCACCCTATttcctgaaaaaaaatcaagatatTCCAATAAGTGGAATCACATATAGCACCGCCGTGAACCCCGATTCATTACAGACAATCAGCATAAAGCATCCTATTGATTTCCCACAGGACGGCGGTGTGACGTAACAAACACGCCACACAACCCCGCTGCGACCGCAGAGTAATCCCGCCGATGTCCATTTGTGACGTTTCATCTCAACCAAACCCGAATGAAacatgaatggggggggggggcggggcggaggggggggggggggtgttggggaaaGGCGGACACCTGAAGCCGCGAGCACGGCGCGCAAAACAGCGCAATCTTTGAAACGGCGCTCCAATGGGCGTGAGCGAGAGGGGCGTGTTTGTGCATTCCGCTGTCAACAACGCGGCACCTGGTACGTCTGCACAGTCCCGACGTGCAATCGGCGCTAGGAATACACAAACTGTACCTTTGGTCCAGCAAgtaaaaacagcaaacaaacaaacaaacaaacaaacaagcaagcaAGCAAACTTGGGAACAGTGCAGCAGTTGTTAGTCACTgaggtgtgacccccccccgcccctcccacaCCATCACCAGCACCCCCCTCCAGCCCCTTAAAATGTGAACAGAGTAGTAGTAAACACAATAGTTTGTAAATGCAGCAACAGCTTGGTTCACACTGTAGTACGGTGCAGGCGGGCTGCACCTGGTAGTAGTGGGATATATGTGCCAAACAAGCTGGAACCTGATCGGCATAAATACACAGCagcttggtttttttttttggagagctGGTGATGGTCGTCAGCACCGATTAGAAATATTCTACAACACACAGGTTGGTAAACAACAGAGATTTAAACGCAACACAAAAAACAGGGTCAACAATAAGCTCTAGATGGAATGCCCATAATGGAGACTGTGCATTTAAACAGGACCTTATGCTCAATAGTATCGGGTTTAGCTGTGTGAAATCTACACCGTAATCTCGCCTCTGGTGGACGTTATTTAGCTTTAAATTCTTATTCTATAAGATATTTATCTGCAGgtaagagggggaaaaaatgccttttttgtGGCAAAATCCTTCCAGCCAGTAAGCACATTATGATTGCTCGAGACCCTTTGGCTCTGTATCTCCGACGGATAACATCTAACTATTACAGATGTGTTtggtaaatgtaaaaaaacaatggttgggggtggggggcgatGCGCCTCTTTGACCGCAGCGCTCAAACTGTCAAATGGGCGCACAACAGCTTCCTCAGTCCAgcagggaaaaaagaaatgttccaGTAATAAACACCACGAGGACCAAACGGAAGAGATATAGTGGCACACTTCAAAAAGGGCACGCAGAAGGagggaagaaataaaaacagccgGGCCCGTCTCACCTGTTTTCGGTGACACTTGAACGTCTTCTTTCTGCACTTGGGTGATAACAGAACTTTCCATCTGACAATCACGGAGCCCTCAAAATCCTCAAATCCAGTCCCCGAGCACCGATGGGCATCCCTCATTGGGTTTTGTTGAAAAGCCGACTCAATTATTCGCCGAGGTAACTTGTCATACGCCCTCGGAAACGATCCCCGACGAGAGAAGGATTTATCTGGTTCCGAGGTTTCTTTATTCCCCCGCCGACGcgcctgctgcttcttcttcctcttcttttctcgGATGTCCGCCACTCGGAGAGGGGGCAAGGCACTTGGATATGTTTTTGGAGGCTATATTAAACTCTGTCAGCTCCGTCGTCTCGGGTTTACCACTACTATTACGGGGTGGTATCGCCGAGCAGCCCCCCTCTACCCGACGCTGCGAAGGCTTCACTCTTGCACCAACAACATGGAGAATCCAGGCGAGAGAAGGAAAACAACCGAGGAAATGGGGCAAGGGAGGGCGGTTTCAAGCCCCCCCTTACTACAAATAAACAACATCGTCCGAAAGGCTTTAAACGGCCGCGGTAAACAACGGGAATCGACCTCTACGGTCGGGTTCGAGTGAATAAAATGGATTCACGTGTGcacttaaatataaaatatgagtTTTGTTGTTATCCGAGGCTTTGTTTTTCTACGGTTGAGACTCCGCGGGCGCCTTGAAACCGTGATGGTACCTGATTGGGCAcatgggaggtggggggcgtGGCCAATGCATTCCTCCCCGTTCTGCATGCGCTGCACCGCCGAAGACATTCCAGCGCTGATTTTACAATTagataaaaaatattgttaatttAAGCAACTGCATTAACCTACGAGTCGTTAATATTAGATGGATGGCCTGTAATGTGTAATATcttaattagttaattattaTAGTTTAATTACAAttctttgggtttttatttcatattaaaaTACTTATTTAATGTTTGTACAACGCATTTTTTGAGTGTTGGTCAACTCTAATCATTGAAGCAGATAATTTGGAGAAATAATTAATTGTGGGTCACAATAATgcatttatctaaaaaaaatacaatatggGTCATTTGCTGACTTTAACATGTAACCCCAAAAGTGTAGGGAATAATTTGATGTTTTACGCTAACCTTTTAGTTTACAAACACAACTCACGGTTTTAATTTGCTAAAGTGCAATGCGGCAACCTCTGAATAGCAAGAAAACCCAAATGGGTTTTGAGCTTATTTGATTACCTATTGAAGGATACATCACACTAAACATGCAATTTGATACACGGCAGATGTTTCGCGTTTACGTCCATCTGAGGACCCCATCCGTTTGCACTAAATATGTCCCTACCAGAAGAGTTTGATGTTGATGCATCTCCATGCAAAACTACACAGTAACTGTCCTCAGTACCACTTTATGGGGGGAAACAGAGATCAGAGTGACACCAATGACCCAggttgcttttttattttctctctccattTGCTTCCCTTTACTTACACAATAAGAAAATGAAGCTGTAACGTTGTTTGGGCTTGAAAACTGCTGGGGGACTTTTCTTTGGAAACCACTAAATTATGCCAATGACCAAacatttgtgcaacttcagtCTCAAAGGCAGTTAGTTTTCCCCCGAGACTGGTCAAAAGACAAGTATAATATGTAATCAACTGTGTAATCAACTGTCAACTATGTAATTATTTAGATCGGAATACAGGAGAGCTATAAACATTTCTAACGTTTCTATTGTATTTGATTCAATTATGTTGTATTCAGCAGCAGAAAATTCCTGTATTTCCACATCATTTTCTCTTTACCGTCAATAACAAAGATTACACGCAGAGAAACACATTCGTTTTACATTGTTTGCATAAATAAGGGGCTTTGAAATCCCTGCAGGCAATGTGGTTAACCAGTTGCTGCAGTCATTTACAGCTTGGAGGTTCTGCAGTACGTCCTTTTTGTCTGATACCTCTTGAGTAAATCCCCCTGATCCCATCACTGTCTCTGCACATGCAAGACCTGTGGTGTGGAGTTTAGCAATAGGAGTATTGTCTATATATTCATTTACAACAGAAACACACGATTGTTGTAGAAAACTCAAAGTGCAAAACAGTTGAGCTGCAGAATTTAGAGAggatcaataaaataaatgtcttaaTAAAGCAGTAACTACACAGTTGAACTAAAAAAACGATCCATTCCAAACGCATGTGGGCCCCTTACACCACAAGCTCTGCCAGTGCCCACAGTCGCCACAATGCAAGACATAAACAAGAACGGCTCCACTGTTTGCATTCCTGGTGTCGGGTGTTTTAGGGCAGCACTGACAGATCTgtgtaaaaatacatataaaataagTATGGACCGCACAGCTGGAAAAAGTCATTTGGTCAAAAGCCGATACCCTGTTTACCAAGTTCAATTGGAAAAAATGGATTATCTTAGCCTGATCTCTGGTGCGTCTTGCCACTCTCTTTATCATTTTGCAGTCCTCTGAGAAGAAgagcaaacaaaggaaaaagcgCTGCGGCAGCTGCCGTTGTCGTACTCCTGGGGTAAGATTTCCAAACACATGTGACTTCCATCATCAGGTACACATTAGACCTCCATACGTCTTTCACCAGCTACCCGGACTAATGCGCATGCGtgtacacaacaacaacaacaacaacaacacaaggtGCATTTAGAAATGACTCTTAAGTGTGACACATTTCAAACCAAAAGTTCCTCTGAACAAAAGCATATAAGCTAATgtcattctttatttatttttttcagtaatCCTTACACACAATGCCTGTATTCCGttgctgtttattgtgtttgttttgtggcacttaaaatgtaataatacttttgtttttattttatataatttaaatatttcttttagcATCGAAATCAATGAAATCAGTCATTTATAGAAAGCAATGGTAAACAACATTGGGCGTTTAGCTGCAAAAAGAAATTACACATGTTTAAATACCTTATTATATTAATGTTAAAATCAGTGGTAAATATGAGATCAGACTTCGACATATTATTTACAAAACTATCCAACAAGTTAAACTGCAAAAAAACTGTAGTGATGTTGACATTAgtggtgacaaaaaaaaacaaccattcacCTCTTACATACGCAcacagaggaaaacacacaaacacactccatcAGGCTGTTGTGGGTCTGTTCTACATTTCACACCTTAGGAATCCACAGCGTCTCCTCACTGCCTCGTGCACTCGGCCACGCATTGCCACATCCAATCACGTTGATGAAAAACTAGCTGTTGAAACGTTCTTGGAGCGTCTGTGCCTCTCGTAAGGCCCGGGTCGAAGGGTCTACGATCATGTGATTTGCTGGAAGcgcccaccctccctccctcgccgtatcctcccctcccctcctacttCTGCAGGCCTGCCCCTGAGTGGCCTCTGCTAGGCAATGTTTCCAGGAAAGGGGCCTACTGGACAGGCTGTGAGGCCTCGGCAGGGATACATTGGCtcattgagaaaaacaaaaacagagaggGGCGGTGGGAAGAGCCCTCTGCTCTCTTACATAACTCTGCCCGCCACAATGCAAAGAAAAGCCTTATCCCTCTGGTGGGCTTGTAAATGCTGAAGCACTTCAAGGCCGGAATTCAAGCAACACCGAAACCAGCGGGTCTCGCTTGCGGTTGCACAATAGTTGAAAATCTTCAGGCAAGCGATCGCCTCGGGGGTGTCAAATTGTAAGTGAATGCACAGGGAAAAAGCACTCAAATCACTGCAGCTCCTTCTATTGCATTTGTTGCCGAGCCTTTACAGCTGTAAGGACGAGATGAAATGTGATGTAACTCATAAAATGTGATGTAACACACCATGTAATTTAATATGTTGTTCAGCTCCGGTGGTAGGACATTTATTGTGTCCCAGCAGTGTCTTTGGCGGCCTGCACTGCCTCCTTGTGTTCATGGTAAAAACTGCATCGCAGCTGATTTAATTCAacctttcaaaatgtttttgtgtcattATAACTTTTTGTGCTgcttgaagctgttgtgttgtttacgTTGGTTATCTGGGTCCATacattatttataaataaataaacgtattattatttttatcattattattccCTAATGGTTTCACCGTgcacaaattattttttgtccAATACCGTTCTCGTTTTTATTGAGagtttttcataatgtgttCGGTGTAATGtcttctgtattttattttagaaaaggaCCGTCATGGTGCAATATCAGAGTGATATAGTGTAAAACAGGAAAGTTACGCTGTGATGCAATGTGTCACTTTTTCTTCTTAGTATTCAGTTATCCTACTTTAAGGCCACATTAAAATGGACTAGACGAATCTTGCAACTGTCAGGTTTAAAGTTATCTATTTGTTAACATTAGGTAAAACCTAATTCACACCTGTAAACCTGTCAAATTGGCAAAGCCCATCTCAAATGTTCTGTAAAGTCAATATTTGGGCTGTGACTTcatataaaaacaatgaaaataccAAAAAACATCTATTCCATTAATCTGCTGAACCCTTATTATAAATACATTGGCATGAGCAGATCCAAAAAGGTCAATCGGGTTCCTCACAGCTGCACCGTAGAAATAAAGGTCCGTATTTGATTCAGGAGTCAAACTCTGGCCGCTGCTCCATCAGGATAGTCATGTCGTTCCCTCTCCTGGTGGTCGGATCCAGGCGGGAAACTCCCAGAGCTATCAGACACAACCACACCTGCAGCACGGACGCAGAGATTCAAAATGTACTGATTAGACAAAGATGACGTGTGCAGCGTACGCAAGGATGCAAACGACCCTCGACAGACACCAGTAACAACTTAAAAGCAGGAAATAAAATCtgatgaataaaatgcaacTGAAAAATGAAAGGGGAAAATAGAAACAACATAAATGGCCACATTCCACAGTGGTGGTTATACTGTAGCTGGAACGACCTTCTTCCACTCCCCTAATGTCACTTACCAAATATCCCACAAACAGCAGGTATGCTACGCTGAGGACGGCTGCCAGCGCATACAGCCACGCGCTGTCCAGGCCGCTCACGAAGACCACGACGAAGTACATGTTGATGGAACACACCATCAGGATCACGAGTCCTCCTCCGATCTTAAACACTCTGCAGggtaaacacaaatatatatatatatatatatatgtatatagtaaAACCAAATATTTGATCTTTATGATGTGGATGAACTTACAATCCGTTGGCAAACTCATTCATGAGAGATGGTAAACTGGTAAACGTGAGGATGGGAATGAGGGCAAATGGCAACTGTGAGAGAAGAACGAATAATATTATTGTTATAATATTAAAATGGTGTTCACACCATTTCATGAGAAATCAACAATGAAAAGATTTGGAAGAAcagttaaaacacattttattttcttgttgaaAGGATTCCTCCAAAGCACACTGCTTTGTCAAAGTACAGTTAAAAAGCTTGCATTATTGTGGCTACTTAAATATATAAGATATATTATATACTATGAGATCAAGACTTTTCCATCGTGGAACTAGCTACTTAATATTTCAATCATGAGAAAATGCTATGAGAGCAAAAAGTTAAAATGTGATATgaatggaggaaagaaaaagcgaTGCTGATGAAGCTGCCAGGGGCAAGAAGAAGCTTCACCGTGGCCTGACCTGCATGCTCTGCAGCACGTTGAGGAAGTCATTCATGCCCGTCAGGTGCTGCACATCCTGGAAGATGGCCACCAGCAGCGTGGGAGTGATGGCGATGGAGCGGGTCAACAGCACCCGGGCGAAACGCGACCAGCGCAGGTTCAGGAAACCCTGAGGACGGAGAAGCATTGGGTGGGATTTGAGAGGAAGCGGCACTAGCGGACCGCGTGCACGTCATTACTCACATTAATAAAGCCTGATCCCACAAAGGCATTTTTGCTGTAAAGCCACCAACACAACGGAGTGATGTGGGTTTGTGGTGAAGTCAAACGGCTCCGACATTCCCGCTGTCCGTGTCACATTTTGGGGGTAAAATGCCGGTTCCTCCCTCTTCCACTAACCTCCATGACGAACTGGCCGGAGTACGTTCCGGTCATGGTGGAGCTCTGGCCAGCTGCAAGGATCCCCAGGGCCCAGATGTAGAGCGCCGCCGGGCCAAAGAAGCAGCCGAGCACCACTCCCTGAAAACCAGAGCCGCCGTCACAGAAGTCGGGGTCAACTGGCCAGCAGCCTTTAGGTCACCGGTAAAGTCCCACGGAGctcaataaaaacacgacaCGGACCAAACGGACTATGGCAAATGTGAGCGGGGTTACTCCTAATGAAAAACCTACAGAGAATTATCACTTTGACCTCAATTTAGCATTTTAGCCTCTTTAACCCCATTTTTAAAAGAGCACTGTACACAGAGGAGCATTTACCAGCTCAAGAGACAGATATTTCCTTCTGGAGTTGATTGGGAGcttaaaacatttaatctcGTAATATCTCTTTATTGTCCCAAATTCTGCGTTACAAACTGTGATGCTTTATGGGTATTGTAGGCAGGGTTTTTGGAGCTTAATTTACTTCAATTGTATTCCTCAATCATATAAATCCTACCCGAAGTTCACTTACTGGACTGAACTCACCCCTTTGTAGAGGTTCACCTCCAGTGTTTCATTGTTCAAGGGGAAAAGATTTGAATGAGGACTTCCTGTTTGATTGCAGACTTCGTTCtggaattaaaaaacacacacacacacacatacacacacacacacaggtctgtaGAAAGCAGCCAacgaaaagaaacacacaccttttttttgtttgttgtgtcaaGCAATGCGAATCTCTTCTCTGAGTAGAAGAGCTGCTGCACCGATGCTCACCACTTCTTGGTTCGTGCGGCCATAGAAAGCCTCGGCGAAAACCGCCACCACAAACACGTTGATGAGGAAGGAGACAAACAGCGCCAGGGTCGACTCGATGAAGAAATACTTGTTGGCCTCTCTCACGTCTTTCTTGTTCGACCGATCCACTTCTCGAGACTGAGGGGGCATTTGGACACTTGTGTGATGTTTCGTGAAGCGGATTTTTTCATGCTACGGACATCCAGCAGCTGATCGCACCTTGACGAGAGCAGAGTGGAGGTAGATGTTGTGAGGCATGATGACGGCCCCCACGATGCCGACGGCCTGACTCAGCTGAACGGGGCCACAGCCCTCGCAGTACGGCAGGAACATCCCCTTCAGCAGCTCGCCCTGGTCCGGACTCACCGTCACatactgcgggggggggggggggggggggggagacgttaGCCGTGAGCCAATAATCATCAGGGCAGATTTGGGCtgaagctgtttgttgttaacatttaaagtttaaaaatctACACAAGACGTTGAGCTACGGGAGCTGAAATCTAAAGGAGTAAAGTTCAGCGttatttggccttttttttaaagcaatttaaaagAAGTTTACAATAAAGGTGGATTGTTAAACATTCTCAATTTAGATGCTTTGATAAAGTAGTGCAGCAAAGAGTCCTAAACACCTACATTCTGTTTGCCCTTTTTGTCAATTTGTATAAAAATcattgtttttaatggtttttggTTGGATGGCTAAGAAAAGGTTGGTATGTAGCCTTCCAGGGATTTATGAAACcttcacacacaccaacatttgAATAAGGGGACTATGGGCACGTTTCCTTTTATTagcacttttattatttttttattgtttgggcCAGTTGCCCATTCCAATTACTTgagagaaatgaaatgtgtttgct
This sequence is a window from Pungitius pungitius chromosome 1, fPunPun2.1, whole genome shotgun sequence. Protein-coding genes within it:
- the LOC119222307 gene encoding natural resistance-associated macrophage protein 2-like, with amino-acid sequence MWQKMKFLSFLRSVRDPVPENIHIASLPPSVPTDHKPEPTGGQADSVAEEERAVIRTTHTHRVPGPSFFLQNHSNDPVASTYFEQRVPVPEESSERGFSVRKLWAFTGPGFLMSIAYLDPGNIESDLQSGAKAGFKLLWVLLTATIVGLLLQRLAARLGVVTGMHLAEVCNRQYHAVPRIILWLMVELAIIGSDMQEVIGCAIAFNLLSSGRIPLWGGVLITIIDTFVFLFLDKYGLRKLEAFFGFLITIMAFTFGYEYVTVSPDQGELLKGMFLPYCEGCGPVQLSQAVGIVGAVIMPHNIYLHSALVKSREVDRSNKKDVREANKYFFIESTLALFVSFLINVFVVAVFAEAFYGRTNQEVNEVCNQTGSPHSNLFPLNNETLEVNLYKGGVVLGCFFGPAALYIWALGILAAGQSSTMTGTYSGQFVMEGFLNLRWSRFARVLLTRSIAITPTLLVAIFQDVQHLTGMNDFLNVLQSMQLPFALIPILTFTSLPSLMNEFANGLVFKIGGGLVILMVCSINMYFVVVFVSGLDSAWLYALAAVLSVAYLLFVGYLVWLCLIALGVSRLDPTTRRGNDMTILMEQRPEFDS